One segment of bacterium DNA contains the following:
- a CDS encoding branched-chain amino acid ABC transporter permease yields the protein LAGAGVLVMGLLPLLLEGTGLIGSLVITGILSIAVLGLDLLMGFAGQVSLGQAGFMAVGGYTAAILATRHNVDPLAATGAGIVLALATALVLSLVTARLRGLYLALATLAFGLLVDSVAVGATGLTGGPSGLVGIPSFAAGGYTFASPRSTYYLVWGLAGAALLLFANLARSGYGRALRAIRADPTAARALGIRVPGYKVSVFLVSAALASVAGSLYAFHFHFLSPEMVNTSRSVEMIAMLALGGERTLVGPVIGVALLTLLPTVFQPLAVYKTAAEGLILILIMLYLPGGIFGGVLAGVRRLGRRPVSRDAAVETTTGSV from the coding sequence CTGGCGGGAGCCGGCGTGCTCGTGATGGGGCTCCTTCCGCTGCTTCTCGAGGGAACGGGACTGATCGGATCGCTCGTCATCACGGGCATCCTGTCCATCGCCGTGCTGGGCCTCGATCTCCTGATGGGATTTGCCGGGCAGGTGAGTCTCGGTCAGGCCGGTTTCATGGCGGTGGGCGGATATACCGCGGCGATCCTCGCCACGCGCCACAACGTCGACCCGCTCGCGGCGACCGGTGCGGGCATCGTCCTCGCGTTGGCCACGGCACTCGTCCTCTCACTGGTCACCGCCCGGCTCCGCGGGCTGTACCTGGCGCTCGCCACGCTTGCCTTCGGCCTGCTGGTGGATTCCGTCGCGGTCGGCGCGACCGGCCTCACCGGGGGGCCGTCGGGCCTCGTGGGGATCCCCAGTTTCGCGGCGGGCGGCTACACGTTTGCGAGCCCGCGGTCCACGTACTACCTCGTCTGGGGGCTCGCGGGCGCGGCACTGCTGCTCTTCGCCAACCTGGCCCGATCCGGATACGGGCGGGCTCTGCGGGCGATCCGCGCGGACCCGACGGCCGCCCGTGCGCTCGGGATCCGGGTCCCGGGCTACAAAGTCTCTGTGTTCCTGGTGAGCGCGGCGCTGGCCTCGGTCGCCGGCAGCCTCTACGCGTTCCACTTCCATTTCCTGTCGCCCGAAATGGTCAACACGTCTCGATCCGTGGAGATGATCGCGATGCTGGCCCTGGGCGGCGAGCGCACGCTCGTCGGGCCGGTGATTGGGGTCGCCCTGCTGACCCTGCTGCCGACCGTGTTTCAGCCGCTCGCGGTCTACAAGACGGCGGCGGAGGGATTGATCCTCATCTTGATCATGCTCTACCTGCCGGGCGGGATCTTCGGCGGTGTGCTCGCGGGCGTCCGGCGCCTCGGGCGCCGCCCCGTGTCGCGGGATGCGGCGGTCGAGACGACGACGGGGAGCGTCTAG